From the Manis javanica isolate MJ-LG chromosome 11, MJ_LKY, whole genome shotgun sequence genome, one window contains:
- the RCOR2 gene encoding REST corepressor 2 isoform X2 produces the protein MPSVMEKPSAGSGILSRSRAKTAPNGGHPHSEDDSSEEEHSHDSMIRVGTNYQAIIPECKPESPARYSNKELKGMLVWSPNHCVSDAKLDKYIAMAKEKHGYNIEQALGMLLWHKHDVEKSLADLANFTPFPDEWTVEDKVLFEQAFGFHGKCFQRIQQMLPDKLIPSLVKYYYSWKKTRSRTSVMDRQARRLGGRKEKEDSDELEEGRGTVSEGEPDAGDPKREPLPSRPLNARPGPGKKEAQGSQYRHHPLRTRRRPPKGMYLSPEGLTAVSGSPDLANLTLRGLDSQLISLKRQVQSMKQTNSSLRQALEGGIDPLRPPEANTKFNSRWTTDEQLLAVQEVIGNKTLTQVKTFFVSYRRRFNLEEVLQEWEAEQDGAPGAPVPTEEARRGAPLPTPALEEDDEVQITSVSTSVPRSVPPAPPPPPPPTSLSQPPPLLRPPLPTAPTLLRQPPPLQQGRFLQPRLAPNQPPPPLIRPGLAASRHSARPGPQPPPALIGAPLEPPAPSL, from the exons ATGCCCTCCGTGATGGAGAAGCCGAGCGCGGGCTCAGGGATCCTGTCCCGCAGCCGGGCCAAGACGGCGCCCAACGGCGGACACCCCCATTCGGAGGATGACAGCAGCGAGGAGGAGCACTCGCACG ACAGCATGATCCGCGTTGGAACCAATTACCAGGCCATAATTCCGGAGTGCAAGCCTG AGAGCCCTGCACGCTACAGTAACAAGGAACTGAAGGGGATGCTGGTGTGGTCACCCAACCACTGTGTGTCAGATGCCAAGC TTGACAAGTACATTGCAATGGCCAAGGAGAAGCATGGCTACAATATTGAGCAG GCACTGGGCATGCTCCTGTGGCATAAACACGATGTGGAGAAGTCATTGGCTGACCTGGCTAACTTCACCCCATTCCCTGATGAGTGGACTGTAGAGGACAAGGTGCTGTTTGAACAGGCCTTTGGCTTCCATGGCAAATGCTTCCAGCGGATCCAGCAGATG CTGCCTGACAAGCTGATTCCCAGCCTGGTGAAGTATTACTACTCTTGGAAGAAGACCCGCAGTCGGACTAGCGTGATGGACAGACAGGCTCGGCGGCTGGGGGGCcgaaaggagaaagaagacag TGATGAGCTGGAAGAAGGACGAGGAACTGTGAGTGAGGGGGAGCCGGATGCTGGAGACCCCAAGAGAGAG CCTCTGCCCTCTCGGCCCCTGAATGCCCGCCCAGGCCCTGGGAAGAAGGAGGCCCAGGGGTCTCAGTACCGCCACCACCCGCTGCGAACCCGGCGGCGCCCACCCAAAGGCATGTACCTGAGCCCCGAGGGCCTCACTGCCGTGTCAGGAAGCCCGGACCTTGCCAACCTCACGCTTCGAGGCCTTGATTCCCAGCTCATCTCCCTCAAGCGCCAG GTGCAAAGCATGAAGCAGACCAACAGCAGCCTCCGCCAAGCCCTGGAGGGCGGCATCGATCCACTTCGCCCCCCAGAG GCCAACACCAAGTTCAACTCCCGTTGGACCACAGATGAGCAGCTTTTGGCTGTACAAG aggtgattgggaacaagactcTGACCCAGGTGAAGACCTTCTTTGTGAGCTACCGGCGCCGCTTCAATCTGGAGGAGGTGCTGCAGGAATGGGAGGCAGAGCAGGATGGTGCCCCTGGAGCCCCAGTCCCCACGGAGGAGGCTAGGAGAGGGGCTCCCTTGCCGACCCCAGCCCTGGAGGAAGATGATGAG gtCCAGATTACATCTGTCTCAACATCTGTGCCCCGATCAGTACCTCCTGCACCgccccctcctccacctcccacctCACTGTCCCAGCCCCCCCCACTACTGAGGCCCCCTTTGCCCACAGCCCCCACTCTGCTCCGCCAACCCCCTCCACTGCAGCAGGGCCGCTTCCTTCAGCCCCGGCTGGCTCCCAACCAGCCCCCCCCACCTCTCATCCGCCCTGGTCTGGCTGCCTCTCGCCACAGTGCCCGCCCCGGCCCTCAGCCTCCACCCGCCCTGATTGGAGCCCCCCTGGAGCCTCCAGCACCCTCACTCTGA
- the NAA40 gene encoding N-alpha-acetyltransferase 40 produces the protein MGRKSSKAKEKKQKRLEERAAMDAVCAKVDAANRLGDPLETFPVFKKYDRNGLNVSIECKRVSGLEPATVDWAFDLTKTNMQTLYEQSEWGWKDREKREEMTDDRAWYLIAWENSSVPVAFSHFRFDVECGDEVLYCYEVQLESKVRRKGLGKFLIQILQLMANSTQMKKVMLTVFKHNHGAYQFFREALQFEVDDSSPSMSGCCGEDCSYEILSRRTKFGDSQHSHAGGHCGGCCH, from the exons ATGGGG AGGAAGTCAAGCAAAGCAAAGGAGAAGAAGCAGAAGCGGCTGGAGGAACGAGCAGCCATGGATGCTGTCTGTGCCAAAGTGGACGCCGCCAACAGG CTTGGAGACCCTTTGGAGACTTTCCCAGTGTTCAAGAAATATGATCGAAATGG GTTAAATGTCTCCATTGAATGTAAGCGTGTATCTGGACTGGAGCCAGCCACCGTGGACTGGGCCTTTGACCTGACCAAGACCAACATGCAGACCCT GTATGAGCAAAGTGAGTGGGGCTGGAAGGACCGAGAGAAACGGGAGGAAATGACGGATGACAGAGCCTGGTACCTCATTGCTTGGGAAAACAGTTCCGTCCCTGTTGCCTTTTCTCACTTCCGGTTTGACGTGGAGTGCGGGGATGAAGTCCTGTACTG CTATGAAGTGCAGCTGGAAAGCAAGGTGCGGCGGAAAGGCCTGGGGAAGTTCCTCATACAGATCCTGCAGCTCATGGCCAATAG cACACAGATGAAGAAAGTTATGTTAACAGTATTTAAGCACAATCATGGTGCCTACCAGTTCTTCAGAGAAGCACTGCA ATTTGAAGTCGACGACTCCTCACCTAGCATGTCCGGTTGCTGTGGGGAAGACTGCTCCTATGAGATCCTGAGCCGAAGGACCAAGTTCGGGGATAGCCAACACTCCCATGCAGGCGGGCACTGTGGGGGCTGCTGCCACTGA
- the RCOR2 gene encoding REST corepressor 2 isoform X1, producing MPSVMEKPSAGSGILSRSRAKTAPNGGHPHSEDDSSEEEHSHDSMIRVGTNYQAIIPECKPESPARYSNKELKGMLVWSPNHCVSDAKLDKYIAMAKEKHGYNIEQALGMLLWHKHDVEKSLADLANFTPFPDEWTVEDKVLFEQAFGFHGKCFQRIQQMLPDKLIPSLVKYYYSWKKTRSRTSVMDRQARRLGGRKEKEDSDELEEGRGTVSEGEPDAGDPKREPLPSRPLNARPGPGKKEAQGSQYRHHPLRTRRRPPKGMYLSPEGLTAVSGSPDLANLTLRGLDSQLISLKRQVQSMKQTNSSLRQALEGGIDPLRPPEANTKFNSRWTTDEQLLAVQAIRRYGKDFGAIAEVIGNKTLTQVKTFFVSYRRRFNLEEVLQEWEAEQDGAPGAPVPTEEARRGAPLPTPALEEDDEVQITSVSTSVPRSVPPAPPPPPPPTSLSQPPPLLRPPLPTAPTLLRQPPPLQQGRFLQPRLAPNQPPPPLIRPGLAASRHSARPGPQPPPALIGAPLEPPAPSL from the exons ATGCCCTCCGTGATGGAGAAGCCGAGCGCGGGCTCAGGGATCCTGTCCCGCAGCCGGGCCAAGACGGCGCCCAACGGCGGACACCCCCATTCGGAGGATGACAGCAGCGAGGAGGAGCACTCGCACG ACAGCATGATCCGCGTTGGAACCAATTACCAGGCCATAATTCCGGAGTGCAAGCCTG AGAGCCCTGCACGCTACAGTAACAAGGAACTGAAGGGGATGCTGGTGTGGTCACCCAACCACTGTGTGTCAGATGCCAAGC TTGACAAGTACATTGCAATGGCCAAGGAGAAGCATGGCTACAATATTGAGCAG GCACTGGGCATGCTCCTGTGGCATAAACACGATGTGGAGAAGTCATTGGCTGACCTGGCTAACTTCACCCCATTCCCTGATGAGTGGACTGTAGAGGACAAGGTGCTGTTTGAACAGGCCTTTGGCTTCCATGGCAAATGCTTCCAGCGGATCCAGCAGATG CTGCCTGACAAGCTGATTCCCAGCCTGGTGAAGTATTACTACTCTTGGAAGAAGACCCGCAGTCGGACTAGCGTGATGGACAGACAGGCTCGGCGGCTGGGGGGCcgaaaggagaaagaagacag TGATGAGCTGGAAGAAGGACGAGGAACTGTGAGTGAGGGGGAGCCGGATGCTGGAGACCCCAAGAGAGAG CCTCTGCCCTCTCGGCCCCTGAATGCCCGCCCAGGCCCTGGGAAGAAGGAGGCCCAGGGGTCTCAGTACCGCCACCACCCGCTGCGAACCCGGCGGCGCCCACCCAAAGGCATGTACCTGAGCCCCGAGGGCCTCACTGCCGTGTCAGGAAGCCCGGACCTTGCCAACCTCACGCTTCGAGGCCTTGATTCCCAGCTCATCTCCCTCAAGCGCCAG GTGCAAAGCATGAAGCAGACCAACAGCAGCCTCCGCCAAGCCCTGGAGGGCGGCATCGATCCACTTCGCCCCCCAGAG GCCAACACCAAGTTCAACTCCCGTTGGACCACAGATGAGCAGCTTTTGGCTGTACAAG CCATCCGTAGGTATGGCAAAGACTTTGGGGCTATTGCAGaggtgattgggaacaagactcTGACCCAGGTGAAGACCTTCTTTGTGAGCTACCGGCGCCGCTTCAATCTGGAGGAGGTGCTGCAGGAATGGGAGGCAGAGCAGGATGGTGCCCCTGGAGCCCCAGTCCCCACGGAGGAGGCTAGGAGAGGGGCTCCCTTGCCGACCCCAGCCCTGGAGGAAGATGATGAG gtCCAGATTACATCTGTCTCAACATCTGTGCCCCGATCAGTACCTCCTGCACCgccccctcctccacctcccacctCACTGTCCCAGCCCCCCCCACTACTGAGGCCCCCTTTGCCCACAGCCCCCACTCTGCTCCGCCAACCCCCTCCACTGCAGCAGGGCCGCTTCCTTCAGCCCCGGCTGGCTCCCAACCAGCCCCCCCCACCTCTCATCCGCCCTGGTCTGGCTGCCTCTCGCCACAGTGCCCGCCCCGGCCCTCAGCCTCCACCCGCCCTGATTGGAGCCCCCCTGGAGCCTCCAGCACCCTCACTCTGA